The genomic region ACCTTTTCCAAGACGTTCCGTTGAGTCAGACATCAAAAAGGTACGCGGTGCGTACCCTACCGGGCTTCGCTCGGAGTGGTTGGCGTCGGTGACCGGCAATTCCCTGAATCCCAGCTTTTGATACAGATTGCGCATGCTGATCATCGAACGGTCGGTGCGCCCCAGACGGTAAGAAAATCCCTGCCGGCGCAGCTCGTCGAGCAAGGCCAGCGAAAGCCGCTCGGCGATGCCTCGGCGCCTGAAGCCGGACCTGACCGCCAGCCCGCTTACGTAAAATACCCGCCGCCCGTTCTCGCAGAGATAATCCAGCGCCGCCGTGCCGGATATGTCTTTTAACGTCTGCTGATGCCCGTTGCCTTCGCCTGCGGCCAGTTCCTTGCCCAGCACATAGCCGACGATCCGGCCGGCGTCCTGCTCTTTGGCTGCGTACAGCAGCGCGCCCTGCCGCATCAGCTCGACGCCCAGACCGAAATGGATTCGCGACGCCGAAAAATGCTCGTGCCACGGCGGCTCCCGAAACGCTTCGACGATCAGTTCGGCCAGTTGTTCGATCGCCGTGCC from Methylosarcina fibrata AML-C10 harbors:
- a CDS encoding GNAT family N-acetyltransferase, translated to MSLNNNPIEITRLTLADLRADESGTAIEQLAELIVEAFREPPWHEHFSASRIHFGLGVELMRQGALLYAAKEQDAGRIVGYVLGKELAAGEGNGHQQTLKDISGTAALDYLCENGRRVFYVSGLAVRSGFRRRGIAERLSLALLDELRRQGFSYRLGRTDRSMISMRNLYQKLGFRELPVTDANHSERSPVGYAPRTFLMSDSTERLGKGTQCVPYRRILK